Within Montipora foliosa isolate CH-2021 chromosome 3, ASM3666993v2, whole genome shotgun sequence, the genomic segment tcttaAAAAGGCACTTAATATTCCTCGGGTGCGGGATCTCGAGGAGACctttttgtgtccacgagtgatggctacgaatgctttttttccctgtaacttattttctgacgtaaatttttgaaaaagtttttacagcacaaagaggaggagtaagataataaaattgtaccaaaaaaagataggtcaccaacctcgtttaggaggaAACAGGACCCGATAGCGGGTCAttgcgcggtttcactttcactctcggaTGACAATTTACcatcatcaaggctatcacgcgactttttgttttgcgaggGTCTAAAAAGTTTCCcattttgctctttactgctgtgctctgaaaacggccattctttcTAGCGATCTTTCCCGCACGAAagttcgccattttgaaatgtttttggccaggttcgatatatcaatattcacacatagTTATTAttagtctttatggttaaatttaaacattgcatTGTTTAGAAAcatccgttgagacttgtgacACAAAGAAAACATAACTGAGCCGTAAAGCGTCTTAGCCACGTGCcctcaatctcgaccccagacctcttctcttgactgagggagagaagagctctggggaacccggAAACaaggtgtcttctcattggttttcgtgaagaacaatcaaaggcgtctctaattggtgcattcacgTTAGCACGAgaagtgagcaggcgccgtaaggttcaaatagccaatttttggctacagGAGCCcttacggcgcatgttctcctacatagagtttcccagagccttcgGTTGATCCGAGGCtgtggtgacgagaatgaacGTGCCctacgctgtgttatgcgcagaacaggatgcgcagtgtaATACAAGGGAACCTCCAGTCTTTTAACAAATTTCGCCCGAGATGTTCCAATTGTACTTGTTACTATAATAGAAGATCTGTTACAAAAACAATGCATCACTTCGTGAAATATCGTCTTTCAAAGATTGGCCTCAACGTCCCGATGCCACCATCTTGAATGTCGCGCTGTCCGGTTCGCGGGAACTTTGAGTCAAAATCTGTTTCGTCAGTAGAAAGCAAgcgaaaaccaaaaaaatatttgcataagttTCCATGTTTTCCCGACGGATGATAAACGTGCATGGAATCAAGCTACCACAAAGGCCAAAAGCTTAAGGCGATCGTAAGTgcctaatttgcaagcaaagaaTTGCTTtgaattcttcttcttcttcttcacctTGATTTTCTCTTCTGTTTTCGCTTGATGAGTATTCTGGTTCCAACTTATCCCTGAAGGAAGAATCTGTAGCTGTATCTGTATACAATGTAAACAAGGCAAGGTCGATCTTTGGAAGACGATAAAAGAATTATTCACCAAGTAATGCATTTTTTTGTTACAGATcttctaagggccgatttacacggtacgactttgtcgcatgcgacaacggcttacgacaggcccacgacatgatttacaattgttgtgtacgtcagaaaaaatgtcgtagcattttaaaacatgttttaaaacgctgcgacaatcgtaagtcatgtcgtaggcctgtcgtgagcttgtcgcatgcgacaaaatcgtatcgtgtaaatcggccctaataaGTACACATGGAACATTTTACACATTTGTTAAAACAGTGGAGGTTTCCTTCAAGGTAGGGTCTATGTCTACTTTGAACCAATTTACGCCGGGCTCAGGAAACGTTTCTTAGTTTTCCGTCTTAAGACTATTTCGAGGTGAAATAAACGTATGAAATATCTCATAAGCCGCCGGCGTTTATTTTCTACATCACATGGTGCCAAATTCTCTAGCCGTACACGACAAGGCCCGTTATAAATCTCACGAGAATTCGCACAAACTGTTCTTAAGAAGGCCGCCGCACACTAGCCGGTTCTTTTGTCGACCGACAAAAAATCCTCACTTGCCGGCTAGTTTACGGTGAATTCAGACACGTCTGCCACAGGATCGGTGCTTGTCGGATGATATATTTGACAGTGATCGGCAACGATCTCAAAATGTCTTGTCGGGCCATCTCGATCgttaattttacaatgactgcaaaaattatcgcgcgctcattggctaatttttattgtcaataagcggacagacacataaatttataatttatgcgataatgacgcgatattgctcccGTCAGATGGAAGTTTCTCGcacttttgtctcgctttcttgttttgttttgacttaattttgacccctctacctttttgttattgcaaaaaacaaattgatgtcaatttttcatgcgtctgtcctgttattgatcatgaattgcgtcataacatagtcaaagtagctgtggatccacgaggcgatagccgagtggatctgcagactactttgacaatgttatgacgaaattcattgtcaataacaagacagacgcatgaaaaaatgacatcaatttgttaaatgtgCGGTGGACCAAGACAATTTGTCAGGCCTGGCACTCGTCACAACAAAATTGTCATAAGAACCAAGTAAGCAAGCGTCTTTTCCAAAGTCGCGGAGATTGAACAGGACAGCTGAAAAAGAGGACAAACTTGGAATAGGTGCCATTTTGATTTTGGATGAGTCGGCCCCAAGCCTCGGGGCTGTTCACGTCGCGATAAAAACCTGGCTTGGTGGCCCGACAAATTTTAAGCCGATTCTACCCGGATAAAAAAACCTGCAGTTATACGACAAAAACATCGGCTAGTGTGCGGTGGCCATTACGGTTACCTATAATGGTTAATGTTGTCTTAATTTTTACTTCTGACTACCCCATTTCTTGGCCCTTTTCCGACACTCCGATTGATCGAGATAAGCGAATCAAACTTCTGACTGCATCTTTGCGACCTTCCTTTTTCGATTCCGTCTTCGTAAACCATCACTGAGCGTTTTGATCCTCTGGGCATGGACAAACACGATTTACCCTTCTTCTTCTCCTCGGGCATATAGCAAACAGGATTTGTCCATAGCGTTGGCGGAAATTTCGGTTGCTTAGGCCATAAACGAACGGATTCACGCAGCTGTTGACGAACGTGAGAGCTGAAACGATATGATGCGGAGCTGTATCTATCTTGGCTTTTCCTGCCTGGGCAAACACCAAATAGATTTGATTTGGAATCACACAAATGACCAGCATAAAGCTCGCTGCGCCAATCATGCGAGTAAGTTTGCTACGGAGCTTTGCTTTGCTCTCTGGTGAAGCCGCTGTCGATCGGTTTGTATGGACAATCATATGTACGTACAGGGAGATGATCACAAGGCAAGGAAAAAATAGCTTCATAGTAACTTGAAAGATGGAAGTAAGCACTCGAAATAGGGAACCCGGTAAATAAAAACGAAATTCACAGATTTTGTCTCGGGATGAACTGTACGCTATTTCAAGCATGCCGGGACCAGTGAGGGCAAACGACCAcacccaagagaaaataatatAACCAATGACTCGTTTCTGGTTGAAGATGTCGTTGTATTTGTGAGGCTTCAAAACAGCAAACCATCGTTCTGCCGTCAAGAATAATAATATGTAAGCCGAGAACACCACAAGCTGAAAAACGAAAACACGGCTCCATATTATTCGACAAAACATTTCTCCAAGGATCGGGTGGGATGGGTAAGGGAATGTGTCACCAAGCACATAGGCAGGGTTTGTTATCAGCTGCACAGCGGTTAGTAAATCACCAATGGCTAGGGCGAGAATAAGCATGTTGTAGGACTTCTTCAAGAGTGTTTTGTCGAGGACAAAGACGAAAATGGTCATCGTGTTTCCAAGGACTGCAACCGCTGAAATTGTTGAGTAAATAGCCTGCAAGACGGGACTCAAACCATTTCCAGAGGTTGTAAAGTTCGTTGGTATAGTCGCAGACGAAGTTAAGAGGCTTAATGAACTGTTCTCAGATGAGTTCATATTTCCTCCAGTATTTAGAGGGGTTTAGCTTTCGCTGAAAATacgaaaaatgaaaatcagaGTACGAAGTAAATACATCAGCAAAATAGTATGAGATTTGATCAACCGCTAAGTAAACGATGAACTCAGTAGGATGTAGAATCCGCAGGCAAGAACCGGTTGCATTCTGTAATCAACTCATTATAAATCTGTCTCTATATGGGCTCTTGAATATAGTCCATATAGAAACTAAATGGAATAATGCTTTTTTGGTCAACAAAAATTTAGTCATTTACTGTTGCAGACTGgggaataaatttaaaatattttttaagctTACCTGCAGAGAGGAAATGCCGGCTTTTCACAGAATTCTTGTAATTAAAATCTTTGATCGACTCATGTGCATGAATAACTCAAATGAATTGTCGTTCGTGAAAGGTATTTTAGcgtaatatttttaaatattggaTGGTCTTATATTGATTGATATTACAATATTTATTAGAGCAATGACGTCCCTGGATTTCTTTCAGTATTGAAGCAAATTCACACTTTGAAAAGCATGATAaagaacaggggcacccaacatcaattttcggaaaatatctgttcggaagacgatttgagatctagaattttcggaacattcgttgtaaaatttcttgcttgcctgcctctcctaggactttcgaacatttgaaaaatggtatatttgcccatttttaacggatttttaccctaaaaaggtcacctagaattttcgggggccttttttctggctgaaaatttcgaaaaagtaagttttaatccctatgatgttcggatcactagacgttcagctaggaaatccgaacagatgaaagatttctaggggataaaaatatgcctttatctaccgttaaaatactaaaatacgtttgacaatgctatgtttaagtggttttgaactatattctcgttgggtgtcCCTAAAAGAAAGACAATTTGAATTAAATAGGAAACTAGATAGATAACAAAAATTTTAATCAAGCCTTATAATTATTCTCTCGTGAATTGCATGAAAAGAAAGGAATACACTTAACTCCAGCTGTATTTTAAAGCAAAGTCGAGAAAGCTTGAGATGTTGTGAGatctatttaaaatttcattctgCGGCATGCGTTTGTAATCACAACAAAGACTTCgtagaataggccatttcaagTTCGCTTCAGATATTAGGTTGTTAAGTCGAAATATCGCTCGTCTTCTTAGGTAAAACATTTGACCGTTGGGGTATCCTTGGAAacttgattaagaaaaaaatggaacatTACTCTCTTCGGCCATCTCAGAAACACGAAAACAGAgagattatattattattaaaatgcaCATTTATTTTTCCAAACTTGTCAATCAGTTATTTTCACGCCATGCAATAAAGTGATAATACTGCCTCCGGCATCTTCGAAATCCAAAAATCCGAGAAAGCTACCTTTTTCATAACACTTATTTGCTAGTCATGGATTAATTTTAAAGGCCGCGACAAATTACGAAGCGTTGTTCCCGAAGTGTTTTTTCTCGTTTTTGTCAGCTGGTAGATGCCAAATACTTTAATGAAAAGCTTCAGAAACAATTACAATGTGACAAAAACTGGAGATTAAAGAAGACAGAAATTCGAATACGTAGTGTTACAACAAAATTATTCACCAAACGAGATATCCTGGATATCTACACTAATGTCAACACTAATTCAAAACCCTCTGAAAAGGAAAGCCTTTTCAATTGGAGTTGACGTTTTAATTCATTCTCACGTAAATCTCTTGGCATATCATGCAAAATGCGAGAGATAAGCTACGCTGACCTGCAGCTGTACTAAAGCTGTCATGTCGTCCGATCGATGTTTCTTAAGGTCCCAGCAACGAGAAAACATTGTTGCGAAAACAAAAGTCCCCGCAATGGAGTTCCACGTGTGCATGCACACGCAACATTTTGTTTCAGAGGCAGAGCCGGTTCACAGAAGAAGTTGTTTTTATCTCTCCATCTATCTTAACGATGGCAGTTTTGAACTGCAGGGGAAACAAGAACTTAGGGAATATATAAGAACATGTGATGagacatattttaaaaaatcatcTTCTACACATACCAAAAACCATCCGGCCTTAAGATGTCCCGAGATGCCTTCATTAtacattattatacatcagactcactatgaaaaatctgattggtcgagagcaatcaatcaattcacaatagcttgtgaacttgacatgataaatgtaatatctgttGCAGATATTACATCATATCATGTCAAggtcaacgtctgcctggttactaagccccttggagtgttctcctcagaaacaaaatggctgaacgctttgcttctgtttctgaggatgaattatgtgaaaaatgtataataaaacaattattgaattcggttttcgcatgatatcataaattatcaaaacctcgtgtctgtgttatctgcctcagccttcggcttcgtcagataacacagacctcggttttgataattcatgatatcatgctcaacctcatccaataattgtttattatctaCTGAAATGATATCATGGTTGTTTCAAGAAGTGAGCAAAATCAAGTATGATCTTGTACCCATTTGAGTGTCTTGCTCTTTGTCCACAAAAACACCATTTGCTTGTTCTGAACCTGagattatcattgttattatacattgagctcactatctctttcctgattggccgaaagcctacagtgaattttcgaaatcagcgcccgtgacgtcataactgcagattatacattaatcatgtcaaggtcagccaaggtcacgggtaatcatgtcatgtatgaccgcagtgcatgatttcttagggtaatcatgtcaagttctcgcgctttgtgttgcttgctgtcagtgaagaagcacaacagtgaccgtttttttttcccttcaatgtataataaaacaattattagattcggtttttgtgatatccagaataatcaaggtctcggtaagggttatcagcctcagccttcggcttcggctgataacccttac encodes:
- the LOC137994393 gene encoding delta-type opioid receptor-like, encoding MNSSENSSLSLLTSSATIPTNFTTSGNGLSPVLQAIYSTISAVAVLGNTMTIFVFVLDKTLLKKSYNMLILALAIGDLLTAVQLITNPAYVLGDTFPYPSHPILGEMFCRIIWSRVFVFQLVVFSAYILLFLTAERWFAVLKPHKYNDIFNQKRVIGYIIFSWVWSFALTGPGMLEIAYSSSRDKICEFRFYLPGSLFRVLTSIFQVTMKLFFPCLVIISLYVHMIVHTNRSTAASPESKAKLRSKLTRMIGAASFMLVICVIPNQIYLVFAQAGKAKIDTAPHHIVSALTFVNSCVNPFVYGLSNRNFRQRYGQILFAICPRRRRRVNRVCPCPEDQNAQ